A genomic segment from Candidatus Binatia bacterium encodes:
- a CDS encoding DUF2252 domain-containing protein has protein sequence MVDWAKPPGRSTEEAAKAGKALRSRLTRQDQGEWRPWPGRPDPVEVLQRSDAGRLADLLPIRYGRMIESPFTFYRGAAAIMASDLAAARVSGIRAQICGDAHLLNFGGFGTPESRFVFDVNDFDETTLGAWEWDVKRLVTSVVIAGRHLGLEPSDVRAATLECACGYRERIRAFATMPVLEVWYARLDEAKLAEIVGSAQERREYAASIKKAKSESRAHAFPRMAEDVGGDLRIVDDPPLLYHPKETAGFLGMVSTTFAAYRTTLHDDRKRLFDRFALQDAAYKVVGVGSVGTRCLVALFQAGENDAIVLQMKEARASVFQTYADAPEWKNEGDRVVTGQRALQSASDLFLGYGRANDGHDYYIRQLRDMKTSADIDDMSAQALQDYAQFCGWALARAHAKASGCAATIAGYLGRSSAFDDAMLEFAESYAAQNDRDYDALVEAVRAGRVTARKDTGS, from the coding sequence ATGGTTGACTGGGCGAAGCCGCCGGGACGATCGACCGAAGAGGCCGCTAAGGCCGGGAAGGCCTTGCGGTCCCGGCTGACGCGGCAGGACCAAGGGGAGTGGCGACCGTGGCCGGGGCGTCCCGACCCGGTCGAGGTGCTGCAGCGCAGCGACGCCGGCAGGCTGGCGGACCTGTTGCCGATCCGATACGGCCGCATGATCGAGAGCCCGTTTACGTTCTATCGCGGCGCCGCCGCCATTATGGCAAGCGATCTCGCCGCCGCGCGGGTCTCCGGCATTCGCGCGCAGATCTGCGGCGACGCGCACCTCTTAAACTTCGGCGGCTTCGGGACGCCCGAGAGCCGCTTCGTCTTCGACGTCAACGATTTCGACGAGACGACGCTCGGCGCGTGGGAGTGGGACGTCAAGCGTCTCGTCACGAGCGTCGTCATCGCCGGCCGCCACCTCGGCCTCGAGCCCTCGGACGTGCGCGCCGCGACGCTCGAATGCGCGTGCGGGTACCGCGAGCGCATTCGTGCCTTTGCGACGATGCCGGTGCTCGAAGTCTGGTACGCGCGTCTCGACGAGGCGAAGCTCGCCGAGATCGTCGGTTCGGCGCAGGAACGGCGCGAGTATGCGGCCTCGATAAAGAAAGCGAAATCCGAGTCGCGCGCTCACGCCTTCCCGCGCATGGCGGAAGACGTCGGCGGCGACCTCCGGATCGTTGACGACCCGCCCCTGCTCTACCATCCGAAAGAGACGGCCGGGTTCCTGGGGATGGTCAGCACGACGTTTGCCGCATATCGCACGACGCTCCACGACGATCGCAAGCGCCTCTTCGACCGCTTCGCGCTGCAAGATGCCGCATATAAGGTCGTCGGCGTCGGGAGCGTCGGAACGCGCTGCCTCGTCGCGCTCTTCCAGGCTGGAGAGAACGACGCGATCGTCTTACAGATGAAAGAGGCGCGCGCTTCGGTCTTCCAAACGTACGCAGACGCGCCGGAATGGAAGAACGAAGGCGACCGCGTCGTCACCGGTCAGCGCGCGCTGCAGAGCGCCAGCGACCTCTTCCTCGGCTACGGCCGCGCGAACGACGGGCACGACTACTACATTCGGCAGCTGCGCGACATGAAAACCTCGGCCGATATTGACGACATGTCGGCGCAGGCGTTGCAGGATTACGCCCAGTTCTGCGGCTGGGCGCTCGCGCGGGCGCACGCGAAGGCGAGCGGCTGCGCGGCGACGATCGCGGGTTATCTCGGGCGCTCGTCGGCATTCGACGATGCGATGCTCGAGTTTGCAGAGTCGTACGCGGCGCAGAACGATCGCGACTACGACGCGCTCGTCGAGGCGGTGCGCGCCGGACGCGTTACCGCGCGCAAGGACACAGGTTCCTAG